A genome region from Pseudorca crassidens isolate mPseCra1 chromosome 20, mPseCra1.hap1, whole genome shotgun sequence includes the following:
- the LOC137215625 gene encoding zinc finger protein 256-like, with protein sequence MATAALRDPPEVGVTFEDIALYFSWEEWKLLDEAQRHLYHDVMLENFALISSLGVWSGEENVEASFEQNVSVVMSQVRTSKEPSSSQKTHPCEMCGPVLRDIFHLTEQQGTQHSQKLFKYRACAKGFYFSADTQQHQEQHMQEKPFIIGVDRASFVKSSNFHVSGEAFTCKKVAEDFLATSGHLNQQAIHTGEKPNTVTHCMETLQSRKSHCTRVECKKAFSPKHTLVQAQSVYTERQCFMCSECGKTFKYKSSFVVHQRIHTGDRLYDCGDCGKSFRGSSALIQHRRIHTGARQYKCSKCGKSFSQEFVFIYPQRSHTGEDCHICHQCAQSFSHSSIFFRQQTVHTGEMSYECTECRKPFRRKSDLIEHWRVHTGERPYECSECGKSFTSSSALRYHQRVHTGEKPYKCGECGKSFTSSSGLRYHQRIHTGERPYECTDCGKSFTQINHLIIHRRVHTGERPYECSECGKSFSHKSYLSQHQRVHTGERPYECSECGKSFTSGSALCYHQRVHTGEKPYECSECGKSFTNGPILIRHRRVHTGERPYECSECGKSFTQRNHLNIHQRVHTGERPYECIECGKSFTSGSALRYHQKIHIGERPYECSECEKSFTSSSALRCHQRVHTGERPFDCSECGKSFRDSSQLNQHQRVHTGEKPYECSDCGRSFSQNSYLSKHRRVHTGERPYECSECEKSFTSVSALGYHQRVHTGERPYKCSDCGKSFTNSSILIRHRRVHTGERPHACSDCGKSFTQRIHLIIHRRVHTGERPYECSECGKSFTSRSTLHYHQRVHTGEKPYDCSECGKSFSRKSNLSQHQRVHTGERP encoded by the exons ATGGCGACGGCGGCGCTGAGGGACCCGCCTGAG GTTGGTGTGACCTTTGAGGACATTGCCCTGTACTTCTCCTGGGAGGAATGGAAGCTCCttgatgaggctcagagacaccTGTACCAtgatgtgatgctggagaacttTGCACTTATATCTTCACTGG GTGTCTGGAGTGGAGAAGAGAATGTTGAGGCATCCTTTGAACAGAATGTTTCTGTGGTAATGTCACAGGTCAGGACTTCCAAGGAACCTTCATCTTCCCAGAAGACTCACCCCTGTGAGATGTGTGGTCCAGTCTTGAGAGACATTTTCCATTTGACTGAGCAGCAGGGAACACAACACAGCCAGAAACTGTTCAAGTATAGGGCATGTGCAAAAGGATTTTATTTCAGTGCAGACACTCAGCAGCACCAGGAGCAACACATGCAAGAAAAACCGTTCATAATCGGTGTGGACAGGGCCTCATTTGTGAAGAGCAGCAATTTCCATGTGTCAGGGGAGGCTTTTACCTGCAAGAAAGTTGCAGAGGACTTCCTAGCCACCTCAGGACATCTGAATCAACAGGCCATTCACACTGGGGAAAAGCCAAACACAGTCACCCACTGCATGGAAACTTTACAAAGCAGAAAAAGTCATTGCACCAGGGTAGAATGCAAGAAAGCCTTCAGCCCCAAGCACACACTTGTTCAGGCCCAGAGTGTCTACACTGAAAGACAGTGTTTtatgtgcagtgaatgtgggaaaacaTTCAAGTATAAATCCTCATTTGTTGTGCaccagagaattcacactggTGACAGGCTTTATGACTGTGGCGACTGTGGAAAATCTTTTAGGGGAAGCTCAGCCCTCATTCAACATCGAAGAATTCATACTGGGGCAAGGCAGTACAAGTGCAGCAAATGTGGGAAATCCTTTAGCCAAGAATTTGTCTTCATTTATCCTCAGAGGAGTCACACTGGAGAAGATTGCCACATTTGCCATCAGTGTGCACAATCTTTTAGCCATAGCTCCATCTTTTTTCGACAACAGacagttcacactggagaaatgAGTTATGAGTGCACTGAATGTAGGAAGCCCTTTAGACGAAAATCTGACCTCATTGAACACTGGAGGgttcacacaggagaaaggccttatgagtgcagtgaatgtgggaaatcctttaCTTCTAGCTCCGCCCTTCGTTATcatcagagagttcacactggagaaaagccTTATAAATGTGGGGAATGTGGGAAGTCTTTTACCTCTAGCTCTGGCCTACGTtatcatcagagaattcacacaggagaaaggccATATGAGTGTACTGATTGTGGAAAGTCTTTTACCCAAATAAATCACCTCATTATACACCGAAGAgttcacacaggagaaaggccttatgagtgtagtgaatgtgggaaatcctttaGCCACAAATCTTACCTGTCTCAACACcagagagttcacactggagaaagaccTTATGAAtgtagtgaatgtgggaaatcttttacCTCTGGTTCCGCCCTCTGTTATCATCAGAGAgttcacacaggagaaaaaccttatgagtgcagtgaatgtgggaaatcctttaCCAATGGACCGATACTCATTCGACACCGTAGAgttcacacaggagaaaggccttatgagtgcagtgaatgtgggaaatcctttaCCCAAAGAAATCATCTCAACATACACCAGAGAGTTCACACAGGAGAAAGACCTTATGAGTGCAttgaatgtgggaaatcttttacCTCTGGTTCTGCCCTTCGTTATCATCAGAAAATTCACattggagaaaggccttatgagtgcagtgaatgtgagAAATCTTTTACCTCTAGCTCTGCCCTCCGTTGTCATCAGAGAgttcacacaggagaaaggccTTTTGACTGCAGTGAATGTGGTAAATCTTTTAGGGACAGTTCCCAATTGAATCAACACcagagagttcacactggagaaaagccTTATGAATGTAGTGATTGTGGGAGATCCTTTAGCCAGAATTCATACCTCTCTAAACACCggagagttcacactggagaaaggccttatgagtgcagtgaatgtgagAAATCTTTTACATCTGTCTCTGCCCTTGGTTATcatcagagagttcacactggagaaaggccttataaGTGCAGTGACTGTGGGAAATCTTTTACCAATAGCTCAATACTGATTCGCCATCGGAGAgttcacacaggagaaaggccTCATGCATGTAGTGACTGTGGAAAGTCCTTTACCCAAAGAATTCACCTCATAATTCACCGGAGAgttcacacaggagaaaggccttatgagtgcagtgagTGTGGGAAATCTTTTACCTCTCGTTCCACCCTTCATTATCATCAGAGAGTTCACACAGGAGAAAAGCCTTATGACTGCAGCGAATGTGGGAAGTCTTTTAGCCGAAAATCTAACCTCTCTCAGCACCAGcgagttcacactggagaaaggccttaa